One segment of Drosophila ananassae strain 14024-0371.13 chromosome 3R, ASM1763931v2, whole genome shotgun sequence DNA contains the following:
- the LOC6497367 gene encoding cytochrome b5-related protein, whose protein sequence is MVIEEWKKSGIATKFPTYRNSALITTHSWQKGKRQDDRAEGLWRIYDGIYDFTDFIDKHPGGTFWIRETKGTDITEAFEAHHLTTAPQKMISKYWVREAAEPRIYTLTLEEGGFYKTLKERVRETLKTVDKRPKRKSDFIHYGLIIALYLFAIASAKFNSILALVLAGVSLCWTVIVSHNYFHRRDNWQMYAFNLGLMNFAAWRVSHALSHHIYPNSYFDLELSMFEPLLCWIPNPNIKSKALRYVSWVTEPVAYALAFFIQIGTRIFYSLRHTNIMYWHDLLPLTIPAAVYLGTGGSLGVWVCIRTWLAMTSIASFSFCVIGLNAAHHDPEIYHEGDTNREDRDWGLFQVDTIIDRGDLKWSQFLVLTHFGDHILHHLFPTLDHGLLPALYPVLYQTLDEFKGHLRECNHIEHIIGQHKQLLRTEPNPRAPGAGK, encoded by the exons ATGGTGATCGAGGAGTGGAAGAAAAGTGGCATTGCCACCAAGTTCCCAACATATCGCAACTCGGCCCTGATCACCACCCACAGTTGGCAGAAGGGCAAACGCCAGGACGATCGGGCCGAAGGACTCTGGAGGATATACGATGGCATCTATGACTTCACCGATTTCATTGACAAGCATCCTGGCGGTACTTTTTGGATTCGGGAAACCAAAGGCACCGACATAACCGAAGCCTTTGAGGCCCACCATCTGACGACAGCCCCCCAGAAGATGATTTCGAAATACTGGGTGCGGGAAGCCGCGGAGCCAAGGATATACACCTTGACCCTGGAGGAGGGAGGATTCTACAAGACCCTCAAGGAACGGGTTCGCGAAACCCTCAAGACCGTCGATAAGCGACCGAAAAGGAAGAGTGAT tTCATCCACTATGGCCTGATCATTGCACTCTACCTGTTCGCCATTGCCAGTGCCAAGTTCAACAGCATCCTGGCCCTCGTCCTCGCTGGAGTGTCCTTGTGCTGGACGGTGATTGTCTCCCATAACTACTTCCATCGTCGGGATAACTGGCAGATGTATGCCTTCAATCTGGGCCTCATGAACTTTGCCGCCTGGAGGGTCTCACATGCTCTATCCCATCACATCTATCCCAATTCCTACTTCGATCTGGAGCTGTCGATGTTCGAGCCTCTGCTGTGCTGGATACCCAATCCGAATATCAAGAGCAAGGCTCTGCGGTATGTGTCCTGGGTGACAGAGCCGGTGGCCTATGCCCTGGCGTTCTTTATACAGATAGGCACACG TATTTTCTATTCGCTGCGCCACACAAACATCATGTACTGGCACGACCTGCTGCCCCTCACCATTCCGGCTGCCGTCTATCTGGGCACGGGGGGATCTCTGGGCGTGTGGGTCTGCATACGCACTTGGCTGGCAATGacgtccatcgccagtttcaGCTTCTGTGTGATTGGCCTGAATGCCGCCCATCACGACCCGGAAATCTATCACGAGGGCGACACTAACCGCGAGGATCGCGACTGGGGTCTCTTCCAGGTGGATACGATTATTGATCGCGGAGATCTCAAATGGTCGCAGTTCCTGGTGCTCACACACTTCGGTGACCACATCCTGCATCATCTTTTCCCCACTCTGGATCATGGCCTTCTGCCGGCTTTGTATCCTGTTCTCTACCAGACCCTGGACGAGTTCAAAGGTCACTTAAGGGAGTGCAATCACATTGAACACATTATTGGCCAACATAAGCAACTGCTTCGCACAGAGCCTAATCCCAGGGCTCCAGGAGCGGGAAAATAG
- the LOC6498173 gene encoding cytochrome b5-related protein, with translation MAPNIEPEDWKVSGISRTYPSYRKYQPITGESWLKGKNADDEAEGLWRINDKLYDLTDFAKRHPGGAFWIECTRGTDITEPFESHHIEEHARNMLSKFEVREASKPRNYKFTLKENGFYMTLKRRVREKLRKLNYKPSKKTEFLHLFLIISFFVLSWIGTVLDSLVVLALAGLALCWVATSTHNYFHQRDSWRMYAFNLSLMNFRSWRVSHALSHHVYSNSLHDLEMSMFEPFMCWLPGRQYATKVQRWISIIISPIVYTGLFHAQILIRIFLSLTKKNIMYWDDLLPLSLPVFLYLTTDVGLKTSFLNWQTVVAIGSFIFGFIGLTAAHHDPQILHDGDAQRQDIDWGLYQLDTIIDRSDIKWSDLLVLTHFGEHALHHLFPTLDHGALKHLYPELNQTMKEFDTELREINHWGHIKGQNQQLLRIERNPLPPGSKKMK, from the exons ATGGCACCAAATATAGAACCCGAAGACTGGAAGGTGTCAGGAATATCTCGAACTTATCCCAGCTATCGAAAGTACCAGCCCATTACTGGCGAAAG TTGGCTGAAGGGGAAAAATGCAGATGACGAGGCCGAAGGTCTTTGGCGTATCAATGATAAGCTTTATGACTTGACAGATTTCGCCAAAAGGCATCCGGGCGGTGCCTTTTGGATTGAATGCACCCGGGGCACGGATATCACAGAGCCCTTCGAGTCGCATCACATTGAGGAGCATGCCCGGAATATGCTCAGCAAGTTCGAAGTTCGTGAGGCCTCCAAACcaagaaattataaatttacactgaaagaaaatggCTTCTATATGACTCTGAAGAGAAGAGTTCGAGAAAAGCTAAGGAAATTAAACTATAAGCCTTCGAAGAAAACTGAG TTCCTGCATctgtttttaataatttcattttttgtgttGAGCTGGATTGGAACTGTATTGGATTCTTTGGTTGTCCTGGCCCTGGCGGGCTTGGCTCTTTGTTGGGTGGCCACTTCCACCCACAACTACTTCCATCAGAGGGACAGTTGGCGGATGTACGCCTTTAATCTCTCCTTGATGAACTTTAGGAGCTGGCGAGTGTCTCATGCCCTCTCCCATCATGTTTATTCCAACTCTCTACATGACCTGGAAATGTCAATGTTTGAACCTTTCATGTGTTGGCTTCCGGGTCGTCAATATGCCACCAAAGTCCAACGTTGGATTTCCATAATAATTTCTCCCATAGTTTATACAGGCCTGTTTCATGCTCAAATTCTAATACG GATATTCCTCTCCCTGACCAAGAAGAACATTATGTACTGGGACGATCTCTTGCCACTTAGTTTGCCTGTTTTCCTTTATTTAACCACGGATGTTGGCCTCAAAACTTCATTCCTGAACTGGCAAACTGTAGTGGCTATTGGCagctttatttttggttttattggCCTGACAGCAGCTCACCACGATCCTCAAATTCTTCACGATGGCGACGCCCAGCGCCAGGACATCGATTGGGGTCTCTACCAACTGGACACCATCATCGATCGCAGTGACATCAAGTGGTCTGACTTGTTGGTTCTAACCCACTTTGGAGAACATGCTCTCCATCACCTATTTCCCACTTTGGATCATGGAGCTCTCAAGCACCTCTACCCGGAATTAAATCAAACAATGAAGGAATTCGACACTGAATTAAGGGAAATTAATCACTGGGGTCACATCAAGGGTCAAAATCAGCAGTTGTTGAGAATCGAGAGAAATCCACTACCACCTGGTtccaaaaaaatgaaataa